The stretch of DNA TTCCCAAAAATCCGATAAACTTAACAGTCTAAGCAAAAGAATGTCAGGAAATTATAAGTTTTACTACAGAGTGATTTAGATATTTAATGATTAGTAAAGTACTTTCCACAGCAGTAAGTTTATGGCTGAGATCCCAAGTAGAACGAATAGAAGAGTTAAAACTAGAAATTATTGGTAATAATCGGCAAATTTTGCAGGGCTATATTCCTAAAGTTTTGTTTTATAGTAATAGTGCAGTTTATCAAGGACTCCATTTACGTCAAGTTCAGCTACAAGCAGTAAATATAAAAATCAATTTAGCCGAAATCCTCAAAGGGAAACCATTAAAATTACTTGAACCAATTCCAGTCACCGGCAAAGTATTATTATCAGCAACTGATTTAAATGCTTCTTTAACATCCAGTTTGCTTTTAGATGGTTTGAGAGATGTATTGATTAATTTATTGAAGTCTCAAGAAATCGCTCCTTCCTCTGTCAATCTAGATGATTATCAAATTAGCTGGCAGAATATCGCTTTATTAGACCAAAAAATAATGATTGAGGGATGTGTTTGCGATCTCGGCAAAGCCGAGGCGCGTAGCGATCGCCACGGAAAAGTCAATCCTCTAAGTATATCTACTAGTTTGCAATTAGCTAATTGTCATACTTTATTATTGTCGCCTTTTGTAGTTGCAGGATTACCAGAACTACAAGTAATTCAATCTCAGTCTCTGGAGATTGATTTAGGGGAAGAAGTAGTCATTGAACATTTAGAGCTTGTCTGGGAAAGTTTGACTTGTGTAGGTAGTTTAACAGTTATGCCTTAGTACTCTGTTGATTTAGATTTAAAAATAATTGCCAACGTGAGTGTGGGATATGTCCCAATACTACGTCAATAATAAAATACTTTTTAGCCTTTTGTGCGATCGCTGTTGAGTTCAATTTTTTTATGACATAAATTAAGACGATTGTAGTACTTAAAAACTACCAACTTCAATTAATTCACCTCACCTGGTTGAATCATCAATCACGTACTTGTGGGATTAATGGCAATTTTAAGAATGTACTTAATCTGCGAATAAAGCAGTTTATTTTTTAGGGGAAAAATTAATCCCGACAAAAATAGTCGGGTATGTTTGACTCGTATTTTTACCTGTGATACTATCGAAGCCACTGTTGACGGAATTAATTAAATTAGGAATATTTAGTCATGACTCAGGCGATCGATACTAAACCTTCATGTTTTACACCCACCTTCACCAAGTTAGTTTCCAAAGAAGGTGGGGTTGAATATCCACTAGAAGCTTTAAATGTTTGTGAAGAAACCTTTTCTCCTTTAGAAGTTGCTTACGACTATGATGCAATTCGTCGTCAAGTCAGCCGCGAAACCATTCAAGCTGGTCCAAACTCAATTTGGCGTTATAAAGCTTTTTTACCCGTAGCTAGCGAAAACCCCATTGATGTCGGCACGGGAATGACTCCTTTAGTTAAGTCCAATCGTTTAGCTCGTCGCCTGGGTCTAAAAAATCTCTACATTAAAAATGATGCCGTCAATATGCCTACCCTGAGTTTTAAAGATAGGGTAGTCTCAGTTGCGCTCACTCGTGCTAAAGAATTAGGTTTTACCACCGTTTCTTGTGCTAGTACTGGTAATCTAGCAAATTCCACTGCTGCGATCGCTGCTCATGCTGGTTTAGACTGCTGCGTTTTCATTCCTGCTGATTTGGAAGCTGGCAAGGTTTTGGGTACACTGATATACAACCCTACAGTAATGGCAGTCAAAGGTAACTACGATCAAGTAAACCGTCTTTGCTCAGAAGTTGGTAACACTTATGGTTGGGGATTTGTTAATATCAATCTTCGTCCTTACTATTCAGAAGGTTCTAAAACCCTTGGTTTTGAAGTTGCCGAACAATTAGGTTGGAAGTTACCAGATCATATTGTTGCACCTTTAGCTTCTGGTTCTTTGTATACTAAAATTTATAAAGGTTTCCAAGAGTTCGTTAAAGTTGGATTGGTTGAAGATAAACCAGTTCGTTTCAGTGGCGCACAAGCAGAAGGTTGTTCTCCGATTGCTCAAGCTTTTAAAGAAGCAAGAGATTTTGTTGCACCAGTAAGACCTAATACTATTGCTAAATCAATTGCAATTGGTAACCCTGCTGATGGTATCTATGCTTTAGAAGTTGCTCGCAAAACCAACGGTAATATTGAATCAGTTAATGATGCTGAAATTATTGAAGGAATCAAACTGTTAGCTGAAACCGAAGGCATCTTTACTGAAACTGCTGGCGGTACTACTATTGCAGTCCTCAAAAAATTAGTAGAAGCAGGTAAAATCGACCCTGAAGAAACTACAGTAGTTTATATTACTGGTAATGGACTCAAGACTCAAGAAGCAGTCCAAGGTTATATTGGCGAACCTTTACTAATCGAACCTAAACTAGATAGCTTCGAGCGTGCGCTAGAACGTTCTCGTACTCTCGAACGCCTCGAATGGCAACAAGTTAGTGTTTAATTTTAAATTTCTCTATTTTCTTTTTTCTGATTTGTTTTGTAGTTAACTATGGCTGTAAAAGTATTAATTCCCACTCCCTTACAAAAATTCACTAACAATCAAGCAACTCTTGAATGTGGTGGTAGCAGTATTAGCGAACTGATCGATGCGCTAGAAAATAACTGTCCAGGAATCAAAGCTCGTATTTGTGATGAAACTGGTCAACCTCGACGCTTTTTAAACCTTTATGTTAATAGCGAAGATATTCGTTTCTTAGAAGGAACTAATACCACTTTAGCGGATGGAGATGAAGTAAGTATTGTTCCTGCAGTAGCTGGAGGCTAAATTATTTTTCTTAAGTTTAATAATTCCGTAACAGCAAGGTGGGTTAATAACCCGCCTTTTTTTGGTTGATTGTTCTTTCCAATACAAAAAGTTTTGTAATAATTCGTTATCTTAGGTTTGATAAATAACGCTAGCTAGCATATAAAAAAAATAGGCTTTTATTTTATACCTATAATTTGAATCTTCCTACTTGGATTACTTTATCCCGTTTACTGGGATTACCTGTGCTGCTCTATTTGTTGCAAGACCCTTCTTCAGAGCAACGGCTTTATGCAATGTTGATTTTTTTAGTAGCAGCAGGAACGGATTGGGTAGATGGTTATCTGGCCCGTAAATTAGATTTAGTTACAGAATTAGGCAAGTTTCTCGATCCCTTAGTCGATAAATTGCTGGTTTTAGGGACAATGTTGGCTTTAATTGAGCTACAACAAATACCAGCTTGGGGAGTCTGTTTAATCTTAGCTAGAGAATTAGCGATCGCAGGATGGCGGATTAATCCCAACTTAACAGGTAGCAGCACTATTCAAGGAGCCAACCTTTGGGGAAAGTTAAAAACTGTCAGTCAAATAATTGCGATCGCATTGTTAATTTCACCTTGGTCTGAAACTTGGCGAATTCTTTCCTTGACTGCTTTTTGGTTATGTGTAAGTTTGACTTTGATTTCTGGCGTAATTTATATTTTGCCACCACCAGAACAAGTAAAAAGCGCGCAGCGTCCTGAGTGAGCGCGAAGGATCAAAGTAAAAAGTTTTTTACTACTAATTAAACCGATTTGATGTGAACTCTTCATAAATCTAAACAGAAACAAATAAAAATATTGAGGTGCAATTAAACAATTGCACCTAGTCTTGATCTTTTAAGTGAGAGTTTTCTTGCTAATTATCTTCCCATTCCGACTGGATTATCTGGTCGGTGAGGAGGTACAGTAGTAGTACGCACTGTTCTAGATTTTCTTGCTCCTACAGAAGCTCCAATTAAAGAAGCAGCTAAACCAAGTAAAGAACCGATAATAAATGACCAAGCTGCTCTTGCGGAATAACCAGCAAGCTCACGAGCTTGATTAGGAGAAATATTTGGAGGTTGATTAGGAATATCGACTCCGCCTGGTTGTTGAACTTGGTTTAATAGTTCACCAGCATTAGAAGCTAAGACACCAAAAGCACCTGAAACCCCGCTAGCAAGTAACCAAGCACTAATAGCTAAAGTTGTTGCCCACAGAATCAACCCATGTAAAAGGGCAGTTTTGCTATTCATGGGACTACAGGTATTGGCAGCTACCCAACTTCCTAAGAATAGGGCAATTAACAAGCTAATAATCGACCAAATACCAACACCCCAACCAACTGAATTAGGATCGCTTCCTTCCGCTCTAGCTGACAAACCAATTGCTACACCTAAAGCACTTAAAATCAGTTGTGTTGCGATCGCAACAACAATTCCAGCAAAAATCGGCCCCCATCTAACGCGGTCGCGATCATTAACTACTGTAGCAATAGTAGGTTCAACTACACGATTTTCTAAAGGTTCTGCATAAGACATAATTATTTTGCTCTCTTTTTTTAGTTAGGTTAATTTTTTGTAATTTAATCAAGTAATGATCGATAATTTTATAGATATTGAGGTTTTCATATCTCTATCAAACGACATAAAAATATCCATAAATTGGTTTAGTTTTATGAAAATAAAGCAAAATAAGCTGTATCTTCTAGCTCATTAGCTTTTTCAACCTTAAAATAGCCAACTGTTAACAAAAAATTCCAAAAAATCGAGTAACTAAATTTCCTTTTTTAGTATTGTATATCGACAAAAAATAGCTTCATTTAGACGACTTGCTTGAATTAATTTAATTTAACTATTTAAGTAAAAGGGTTTTTAAACACTATTTTTTTTGACTTACTGAGGTTAATTATTTGTTATAAAACAATAAACATTAATAGTGATCCCGATAATTTAAATTAAATAAAAAAGTATTGCAATTCCTTTTTATCTCAATTAATAGATTGTTTTTATCTACTAAAAGTAAAATTAATTAAACTACACAACAAACTCTTAACAATTTTTTTTTAAAATCTTTGTAAATTTGAGTAAATTGCTGTCTTTAGAAATTTTTATACTTTAGCAAGATAAAATAAACCTATCAAGCAGGTCAGTTTCTTAATTCGGATTGTGCGTGAATAAAAAATTGTTTTATTGCATGATAAATTGAGCTAATTGCATTCAATACGAAATTCGATTACCGTAGTTAAAGGCTTTAATTAGGAATCAATACTTCTGTCTCCATCTTCCTGCCTCGATGCGCTTGATCTTGGGTTTAAGGATTGTATATAAACAGGATTTAGGATAAATTGTCATAAATAAAAGGGTAATCAAAAATTGCAAATATATTCTTGGCACAAACTATTAATTTTACTGCTATTAATTCTCGGCGCAATTATAGTTTTATTGCCTTTAGGTATAGTCTTAATAACTTCCTTGGCATCCTCTGACGTAATTCCAGGAACAGCTTCTACTACTTATACTTGGACTAATTATCAAGAAGCTTGGCAACGAGGTAAATTTTTATTAGCTTTTACTAATTCAACTATTGTGGCTTTAGCGGTCACTGCGGGGCAAATTTTTACTTCTGCTTTAGCTGGTTATGCGTTGGCAAGATTAAAGTTTAAAGGAAAAGAGGCAATTTTATTATTAATTTTAGCTACTTTAGTTATTCCTTTTCAATTATTAGTAATTCCCATCTTTGTCGTCTTAAAGTGGGGACATTTGATTAATACTTATTGGGCATTAATTTTACCAACTGCTGCAAATGGTTTTGGTATTTTTTTAATGCGACAATATTTTGTAACCATTCCTGTAGAATTAGAAGAAGCAGCCATGCTAGATGGAGCAAATCGCTGGCAAATCTTAACAAAAATTATGTTACCTTTATCTCGTCCTGCTTTGGTAACACTTTTTTTATTTACTTTTATTGGCGAGTGGAATGATTTATTCAAGCCTTTAGTATTTACTACTCGTCCAGAATTAAGAACAGTGCAATTAGCTTTAGCCGAATTTCAAGAAGAGTTTACCAACAGTTGGCCATTGTTAATGGCAGCAGTAGTAATTGCAACTATTCCAGTAATCTTATTATTTTTACTTGGTCAGCGTCAATTTATTCAAGGGATTGGTACAACGGGGATTAAAAATTAAACTATTGTTTTCTATCAGGATGCCCAAACCAGGAGCGGACGCGATCGCTGTATTTGTTTTGAAGTAGTTGTTCTACATCTTGCATATCACCATTTACAGCTACCCAATCATTAAGATCAGGAAATTCGCGTTGACAATTTTCACATTTTTTGTCACTGTAAAAACGAATCGGACACCAAAAAGATTCTACATTTCGCAACATTTCCGCTCCCAAAGCGTATACTCCCGTCATCCAGTCGCAATAAAGACACCAAATTAGGTCATGTCCTACTAATCCTTGAAATTTATGACGGCTGACGTTAATCCAATCACTATGTTTGTAGTTAGGAAATCCTAATGCCCAAATCAAAATGGGATATACAGTAACCTGAGCAAGACGAATCAAACAAAATGCTGGTACAACGATAATTGTTGACCACAAGGCAATGTGATTGCGCCACCAACCAATTTGCTGATTGAGAAAGCTAACTATTCGAGGTCCTCTAACAACATTGCGATGAACTAGTTCATGAACAAAAATCCACAGTTGCATCGTTGCAATTTGAACTGCTACAGCAGTCATGATTCCCCATATTCCGCCCCATAAAGCACCAATCAACCAAGGTATCCACAGCATTAGTGAAACAAGCAAGTCCAGTCCTGGTGCTTTCGTAATAGCTTCGATCAAATTTTTACCGAATAAACCTAAATTTGGCACGAATGTCAAACATAGAATGAGAGTAATTTCTAGGCTGAAAGTTACTAAGGCAACTATCGTAAGTGCATTCATTATTTTTTCTTTTAGATTTTTTTAATCATTTAACTGTCGAGCTTTTTAAGGATTTAACTATAATTTTGTTATAGATAAATTGACTACAAAATAAAATTAATTTTTTTTATTTCTTTCTGGTTTTATCTCGCAGTTAAATCAAAAATTTAAGGCAAATATACCTACACGACGCTAAAATAAGAATTTTTTTGAAAGATGAGTATTACTTATTCATAAAAGAGTTTTTGTATTAAATTAAAACTAGGAGGTTCTGATGAATTCTCTTACCAATTTAAATAGTAAATTACATCAAAATGTTTCTGTAGGAAAAAACATTAAGCGTACAAGTTATTTGACTAACAAGTTAACTAATTCAATGGTTAGAGTGATAAATTCTTTGCAAATGGCATTGGCAGAGAGTTATATTAACGGGCTAGAAATTCCTGACTCGACAGTAAAATCTATTTTGGATACTTTTATCCCAATTTTATATACCAAATTTCCTTCTTTTTTAGTTGCTTACGATTGGGTAATCCGAGAAAGCAATCAACTAGCAGAAGGTTCGCAAAAGTTGATGAAAATTCAGTATAATCTGCCGACAGAAATGTTCAAACTCATGTTAGGAGAAGGAGAATTAATTTATCCTAAATACAGCATGGCATTATGGGAAAAAGGCGCACTTAATTTAGAACAAGCTCAAATGCAGATGTTAGAAGATTTAATTACCAAATTGGGCATTCAAGATGGAGACGAAATTTTAGACTTAGGATGTGGATGGGGAAGTGCTGCTAACTATATTTTGTCTAAATTTCCTAATGCTACAGTAACTGGTCTTAATTTAAGTAGCGAACAATGTAAATATATGCGTCAAAAAATGCAAGACCGAAATAGTTATTTAAGTTCAGGTCGATTTAAGTTATTGGAAGCAGATTTTAATCAGGTTCAGCTTGAAAATAAATTCGACAAAATTATTACAATCGGATTTTTTGAACACGTCGGAAATTTAACTCAATCTTTCCAAAAAATGGCTTCTTTATTAAAAGAAAATGGCAAAGTATTTTTGCATATTATCTCGATTCGTTTTCCTCATAATGCCTATTGTCCTTTTTTAAATAAATACATTTTCCCCAATATGCGAATTTGGAATTTCGATGCCACTCTCAAAAGCGATCGCGATTTAAAAACAATTGATAGATGGTATATCAACGGCTCTAATTACGCTAAAACCTTAAGCAGTTGGTTAACGAATTTTGATGCTCATCAGGAAAAAATCAAAACTTTAAATTTTGGGATGGATTATGCTAAGTTTCGACGTATTTGGAGACTTTATCTAATTTGGTGTATTGCTTATTTTGAAGCTTGTAATGGTGAAATCTTAGGTAATGCTCAGTATTTAATGACTCAAGTATAAAATACTCTACTTGCTTGATTTGACGAATGATCTTTTGATGTTTTTGGCAATTTATATCAAGCCAGCTAAAGCTCCCGTTGTATCAACCTGATTAAGATTTCCGCTATCAGATTTCTTCTCTAGGAATAGCAACCAGCAACCAAGGTTTATTGGCTTCTCCAGGCTGTGTTTCGATCATTTTTTGTCCCTCAAAAAAATTGACTAGAGTTTTAAAGCTTTTAAAGCTTGTATTCCTCATATCAAGTCCAGGATCTGATAGTTTCATGCGATCGTGAATGACTGAGATATTACAAGGAAGTTTATCTGGATCGATTGTATTAAGCACTTCGATAAAAGCTTTTTTCGCAAGTTCATCATTTTCTTGTTGGTCACTTTTATTTATCTTTTGAAGAGAATTTTGTTCGGATTCATAATAGTCTTCTAAGTAAAGCAATTTATCGAATGCGTTTGATAAGATTGCTCGCTCTCGATCCTGCTTTCTACATACCAGCCAAACATCTTTGCCATAAGTTCTCAGCTTTTCTCCAATCACAGTAAAATCAGAATCACTGGTTAAAAATATATAGCGATTGATATTAGGATTATTTAAATAAAGAGACTCGAAAGCATCAATGCTGATAAAAAGATCGGCTCTATTCTTTTTTTCTCCAATGCGAATCGTATGAATCATGTAAAATCCAAGTTCTGACAGTTGTTTTTTAAAATCTGTATTAACAGAATCTAATAAGCCGTAAGCTCTTTTAATTGAAAAAACTGGTTTGATAGCAGAATGATTCCCTTGATTGGACTCTAACTCTAACTGTTTGATTAAAGCTTTCAATTGAAATTTACTACACGGTATGTTTTCAAGATCGATATAAATTGCCACAAATAATCTATTCATAAAAATTTGATTTGACCACAAAGTACCTAAAGATCGCGGTCGCATTGCCAATCAATAACTAATATACGGCAGCAAACTGGTTTTTGTTCCATTAAGGTGCAAAGCATCGCAAGCGATCTAGTGAACACCAACAATCAAAGGAGGAAAAAAGAGGAAAAGCGATCGCGCTTGAACTTGCATAAAAAAATAGACCTCAACGTAACTAGAGAGTGAAGACAAACAACAACAAAAACAAACAAAATTCTTTTAGAGGTCTAGAACAATGAAAAATACGCTTTAATCATCTCCACTCTCGCTTTAACTCTCTCTCCCGTAGCTGCATTTGCCGGGCAAGCACAA from Stanieria cyanosphaera PCC 7437 encodes:
- a CDS encoding LmeA family phospholipid-binding protein, whose translation is MISKVLSTAVSLWLRSQVERIEELKLEIIGNNRQILQGYIPKVLFYSNSAVYQGLHLRQVQLQAVNIKINLAEILKGKPLKLLEPIPVTGKVLLSATDLNASLTSSLLLDGLRDVLINLLKSQEIAPSSVNLDDYQISWQNIALLDQKIMIEGCVCDLGKAEARSDRHGKVNPLSISTSLQLANCHTLLLSPFVVAGLPELQVIQSQSLEIDLGEEVVIEHLELVWESLTCVGSLTVMP
- the thrC gene encoding threonine synthase gives rise to the protein MTQAIDTKPSCFTPTFTKLVSKEGGVEYPLEALNVCEETFSPLEVAYDYDAIRRQVSRETIQAGPNSIWRYKAFLPVASENPIDVGTGMTPLVKSNRLARRLGLKNLYIKNDAVNMPTLSFKDRVVSVALTRAKELGFTTVSCASTGNLANSTAAIAAHAGLDCCVFIPADLEAGKVLGTLIYNPTVMAVKGNYDQVNRLCSEVGNTYGWGFVNINLRPYYSEGSKTLGFEVAEQLGWKLPDHIVAPLASGSLYTKIYKGFQEFVKVGLVEDKPVRFSGAQAEGCSPIAQAFKEARDFVAPVRPNTIAKSIAIGNPADGIYALEVARKTNGNIESVNDAEIIEGIKLLAETEGIFTETAGGTTIAVLKKLVEAGKIDPEETTVVYITGNGLKTQEAVQGYIGEPLLIEPKLDSFERALERSRTLERLEWQQVSV
- a CDS encoding MoaD/ThiS family protein — protein: MAVKVLIPTPLQKFTNNQATLECGGSSISELIDALENNCPGIKARICDETGQPRRFLNLYVNSEDIRFLEGTNTTLADGDEVSIVPAVAGG
- the pgsA gene encoding CDP-diacylglycerol--glycerol-3-phosphate 3-phosphatidyltransferase; protein product: MNLPTWITLSRLLGLPVLLYLLQDPSSEQRLYAMLIFLVAAGTDWVDGYLARKLDLVTELGKFLDPLVDKLLVLGTMLALIELQQIPAWGVCLILARELAIAGWRINPNLTGSSTIQGANLWGKLKTVSQIIAIALLISPWSETWRILSLTAFWLCVSLTLISGVIYILPPPEQVKSAQRPE
- a CDS encoding carbohydrate ABC transporter permease gives rise to the protein MQIYSWHKLLILLLLILGAIIVLLPLGIVLITSLASSDVIPGTASTTYTWTNYQEAWQRGKFLLAFTNSTIVALAVTAGQIFTSALAGYALARLKFKGKEAILLLILATLVIPFQLLVIPIFVVLKWGHLINTYWALILPTAANGFGIFLMRQYFVTIPVELEEAAMLDGANRWQILTKIMLPLSRPALVTLFLFTFIGEWNDLFKPLVFTTRPELRTVQLALAEFQEEFTNSWPLLMAAVVIATIPVILLFLLGQRQFIQGIGTTGIKN
- a CDS encoding SAM-dependent methyltransferase; protein product: MNSLTNLNSKLHQNVSVGKNIKRTSYLTNKLTNSMVRVINSLQMALAESYINGLEIPDSTVKSILDTFIPILYTKFPSFLVAYDWVIRESNQLAEGSQKLMKIQYNLPTEMFKLMLGEGELIYPKYSMALWEKGALNLEQAQMQMLEDLITKLGIQDGDEILDLGCGWGSAANYILSKFPNATVTGLNLSSEQCKYMRQKMQDRNSYLSSGRFKLLEADFNQVQLENKFDKIITIGFFEHVGNLTQSFQKMASLLKENGKVFLHIISIRFPHNAYCPFLNKYIFPNMRIWNFDATLKSDRDLKTIDRWYINGSNYAKTLSSWLTNFDAHQEKIKTLNFGMDYAKFRRIWRLYLIWCIAYFEACNGEILGNAQYLMTQV
- a CDS encoding NYN domain-containing protein, producing the protein MNRLFVAIYIDLENIPCSKFQLKALIKQLELESNQGNHSAIKPVFSIKRAYGLLDSVNTDFKKQLSELGFYMIHTIRIGEKKNRADLFISIDAFESLYLNNPNINRYIFLTSDSDFTVIGEKLRTYGKDVWLVCRKQDRERAILSNAFDKLLYLEDYYESEQNSLQKINKSDQQENDELAKKAFIEVLNTIDPDKLPCNISVIHDRMKLSDPGLDMRNTSFKSFKTLVNFFEGQKMIETQPGEANKPWLLVAIPREEI